From Halorussus lipolyticus:
TTGCGAGAACGTCACCACGTCGCCGCACTCCTCGAACACGGGGTCGAGGAGGTCCACCAACAGTTCGTTGTCGTTCCACTGTGGACGGCGGTCCTCGTCGCGCGGGTGGACGTGGACCGCGGCGGCCCCGGCGTCCACGCTATCGACCAACTCCTGAATCTGCTCGCCTTTGGAGTCGGGGACCGCGGGGTAATGCTCGCCGCCGGGTTGCCACCCCGGATACGCGCACTCGATGATGACCGGGCTGTCCATCGTGTCGATGGACTCCTGCTCGTGGACCGGGAAGAACTGCTTGGCGGCCTCCGCGGTGAACGTCCCGGAAGGCTCCAACTCGTCGAACGGGATGTCGTCGTAGAGGTTCCTGTGGAGCGCCCGGTCGTCGGAATCGGGGCCGTGGTCGTCGGCGTCGGAATTGGGACGAACCATGTTTCCCCTCTTTTCAGTATTAATACTTAAATATTTCCTCAAGTGAAAATACGTCGCGGAACTCGCTCCTTTCGGAGATAAGTGTGCGATGAACGCATCTCAGGTGACGATGAGCCAGCGAAACCGGCCACTGAGTTAGAGACGTCTGTTGTTACTCCAGAAGTAGCCCGTCTCCACTCGACTCCTGTCGTCGCCAGCCGCGATGCGACTCGACTACCCACTGATGGTTCTCGCCGAGTAGCGTCCGAAAAATGGAACCGCAAAAACCGGAGTGGTCCGGTAGTTAGTTAGCTAGTTTAGTTGCTACGGCGGAGCGCCAGTAGCGCGGCGGCGACGAGGGCGACGAGGGCAACACTCACGCCGAAGCCGGGGATGCCACCGTCACTGCTCGTGGTGGTGGTCTCCTCGGTCGTGGTTTCCTCGGTCGTGGTGGTGGTCTCCTCGGTCGTCTCCTCGGTCGTCTCCTCGGTCGTCGTGGTGGTCTCCTCGGTCGTCGTGTTGTTCGAGGAGGTGGTCGTGGTGGTCGGCTGGTCGCCTTCAGCGTCCGCGCTCACGGTACCGGAGATGGTGTCGTAATCGACACTCGCACCGGTGTTGCGGAGCGAGACGGTGAACTCGGTGCCGTTGTTGGCGTCACTGAAGTTGAGCGGGGCGGAGAAGCCGCCGTCCGAACCAACTTCGACGCTGGCCGACTTCAGGAAGGAACCGCCAGCCTTGGCCTGCACGGTGAATTCCGTGCCAGGCGCGAGGTTGGTGGTACCCGTGATGTTGGCCGAGCCAACAGGCACGACGACGTCGTTGCCGCCGTTGATTTCAGCCGAGCGGTCCTCGACGGTGAACGTCGTGGAGACCGTCTCGTTTTCGCTGACGAGCGAGTGGAACTCAGGCGTCACCGTGAAGGTGGCGTTCCACTCGCCGGTCGTGAGACCGTTCTCACTGACTTCATCGACTGCGTCGGTGTCAACAGCCGTGTAGAACGTGTTGTTCTCGGCGTCCTCGAACAGGCGCACGGCGTCGTTGTTACCCGAGAACGAAACGGGGTCGGAGTTCGGACCGGGGTTCTGCTCGACGAAGCTGAGCTTGAGACCGTCGGAGCTGACCGACGAGCTGAGCTGGCTCTTGTTGAGGTCACCGTAGAGGCCGGAGGCCTTGACCTGAACGACAGCGTAGTCGCCGGAGGCGACGTTGTCGCGGTCGGTGACGACGCCGGGCAGGTCGCTGACCGTGGTGTCACCGGTGATGGCGGAGTCGGGGGCGATCCACGACTGGGCCGTGTCGGTCGAACGCTGGCTGATCGACAGCGTTGCGACGTTGACAGCTCGCCAGTTACCGTTCGCGTTGGTGTCCTCGATGGCGACGCTCAGCTCGTAGTTACCCGAGGCGAGCGGCGACGAGAGGTTCTCGCCAGCGCGGTAGACGACACCGTTACTGTCGTTGTCGTTGGTCGTGGTCGTAACGAAGCTGTCCGAGGAGCCCTCGAGAGTGATGAAGCTGTCGTTACTGGGGTTGAGAGCGGTGTTGAGCTGGATGGTCGCGTTGGAGCCGTCGTCGTCACCGTCCTGAACGTGAACGTCGGCGACGAAGTTCACGTCGGAGGAACCGATGGTGACGTTAGCGGTGTCGGTGTTCTCCATCTCGACCGGGATGTCGATGACGTCACCGCGCTCGTCGCTGATGACGCTCTGCGGGAAGTACGCGTTGACCGAGCCGGGCTCGGTGAGTTCGAGGTTGACGTCCTCGGACGCGGAGGTGTCCGTGACGTCAACGGTCAGCGTGTAGTTGCCCGTGCCGGCCGTGTCGGCGAGCGAGCCAATCGAGACGTTGATGTTGGTCTGGTTGTCACGGTTGACCGTAGCCGTCTGGTTGGTGAACCCGTCAGCCGTCGAGTTGATGCTGACGCTGAAGTTGCCCGCACGGTTGGTCTTGTCCAGCGTGAGGTTGACGTGGTTGGTGTCAGTCGTCGTGGAGACGTTCGTCTTCTTCAGCGAGAACGTCTGGGGCACGACTTGGAACTGGGTACCGGAGCTACCGCTCTGGTCGGGACCCTGAAGGATGTACTTGCCTTCGAGGCCGTCCGACGAGAACGAGATTTCACCGCTACCGTTGGCTTCGTACTGGTCGACGTACGTACCGACGCTGTTGTCCTCGTAGGTGTACAGCTGAACCGTATCGCCGTTCCAGTTACCGCTGTTCTGTGCTACAATCGTCTCCCCTTGGAAGACGATAGTATCGTCGCTGAGGTTAGCTACAGCAGCAGCACTTCCTGCGGATGCAGTCACGCCGGCAACGACCGACATGACCAGCAGGGCAGACAGGAAGACACTGCGTAGCTTGTCTTTTGCGTTTGTCATTGTTGGTTTGGTTATTCGGTGACAGGTGTCTTTCACTTGCGTATCCCAGTGGAGAGGGGTGCTACGTTACTCGAATGCCTGTCTGGGTAGGGGTACACTCAACAGAATCCACCCTATTGTTAAATGCTTTGTGTGTTCAGATAGCTTTACAGAGTGTTATTATTTGTCATGGGTAAGTCTATAACAGAACGAATAAGTAACGAATCGGATAACAGTCTGGTGCCACTTGGACGCAACCCACTGGTTACGTAACCCGTGCTGTGTCCGCGGCCACCATGGGTAGGGACTTCACGCCGTCCCCCGGCGTGGAGCCATGGATTTTCCACCGACAACGTAGGCTGACTGTACTTGAGACATATCTCGAAGCAAATATTCGTATCCCGTTCCTCAGAGTTCGCCTTTCCAACAGCAACTCCGCTTGAGACGTATCAGCTGACGTTCAAAACGAGAGACCTATCGCTCACCGAGGAGGAAAGTGTGGAAAACTGGTATGGGACCGCCGAGATTCGAACTCAGGTCCAACCGACCCCATCGGCTGAGGATACCGCTACCCCACGGTCCCGCAATGCACTCCGTGTGCAATTCGACAAAGGCACGTCCGTGAGTTAAGCGCTTCGTTTCGTAGCGGCCATGTCACTCGGAGTCGAACCCGTCGGCGTCTCGCGGAACCACGAGGTCCCCGTCGTCCCGAACCGCCATGCTCGCCAGCGCGTCGTTCTCGTAGACCGCAACGCCGTGCATCCGGCCCAGTACGTAGCCGTCGTGGTCGGACTCAACCGCGGCTTTCGGTTCACCATGCGGAGTACAGATGTCCGCGACGACCTCGCCCTCCGAAACCACGTCACCAGCCTCAACTCGGTGGCGCGCGATGCCCGGCGTCTCTGTGTGGGGATGGACTGCGCGCTTGACGGGGTACTCGACCGGCGCGTCCGGACCGACCGCGGCGGGGTCGGGGTCGCCGGGAAGGACGCCCAACTCGCGCATGACGTTCCGGACTCCCTCGACGCCTGCGGCGCGGGTGTCCTCCTCGACCACGTCGTGGCCACCCAGCTCTGCGGTGAACGCGGGGATTCCGGCGTTGTTCAGCGCCGCGCCCGCGGTCGAACGCTGGAGGTTCTGGTCGGTGTACTCCTGTGCAGAGTACTCGTTGACGACGGGCATCCCGAAGGCGTCCACGAGCGATTCGAGGCCGTCTGCGAGTTCACGGGCCTCGGATTCGGTGCGCTCCTCGCCGTAGAGAACCCTGTCCCGAATCACGAAGGGCATCGACCCGACGTGAGCGGTGTGGAGGTCCACGAGGGCGTCGGCCGACTTCTCGAACTCGTCGTAGACGCGCTCGTTTATCAACTGCTGGACGCTCGGCGGCCGACTGGTCTCGGCGTCGGGGTCCGGGAAGTAGCGGTTGGGGTCCTCGTCGTCGTAGTAGGAGGTCCGGGCGTTACGCCGCAGGCCCGCAGGGTTGAGATTCGGGATGCAGACCACGGTGCCCCGGATTTCCTCGGCCAACTCGTCGGTCATCACGTCCTGCGCGACAGCGAGGCCCGTGACCTCGTTGCCGTGGATGGACGCCGTAATCCAGAGCGTCGGACCGTCGTCCTCGCCCTCCGCGATGAGGACCGGGAGGCGTTCGGAGGTGCCAGTGGGGAGGTCGGTCACGTCGAGCCAACCGGTGACGAGTTCGCCGGGTTCGGAGTCCGCAGTTCCGAGTTGCATAGAAACGAGGTGACCCGCGGCGGTGAAAAAAGTGAGTTTGGCGGCAGGCGACCGAGCAGTTACACCAACACGCGCTCTAACTCCACGACCAGACCCTCCTCCGCCTCGGCATCGCCGACCATCGTCCCCAGACAGACCGCGGCCTCGTCTGGCGTGAAGCACGCGACCAATTGGCCTTCCTCGGCGCTCTCCGCGTCGATGACGCCGGGCGCGTAGATTTGGGCACCGTGGGCGACCTCCTCGGCGGCGCTCGGTGCGATGGTGATTTCGGGCAGGTGCGAGAGGGCGCGCTCGGCGGGGTGGACGACCTCGCGTAGCCAGTCGGATTCGCCGTCCTCGCGCCATCTGGCCAGTCCGTCCGCCAAATCTTCCATCGTGACCAGCGTCGCGTCGTCGAAGGGGTCGGTCGCGGTCCGCCGCAAGTGGCCCATGTGCGCCCCGGTGCCGAGCGCGAGACCGAGGTCGTGGCAGAGTTTCCGGATGTAGGTCCCGCTCTCGCACCGAATCCGGAGGAGGGATTGGCGGTCTTTCACTTCTATCACGTCTAGTTCATAGACCTCGCGCACGCGAAGTCGGCGGGCCACCGCGCTCTTTCTCGGCGGTTTTTGGTAGAGCGGCCCCTCGAACTCGGCGACGATGGCCTCGATGTCGGCGGGGGGTTTGTCGTGGAGTTCCAGCACCGCGACGTACTCCTTGCTCCCCTCCAGAAACACCTGCGAGAGGCGGGTCGCCGTGCCAGTCAAAACCGGGAGACAGCCCGTGACTTTCGGGTCTAAGGTTCCGGCGTGGGCGGCCTGCTCGACCTCGGCCATATCGCGGACCCACCCTGCGACTTGGTGGGCGGAGGGGCCGGGCGGCTTGTCGAGGTTCACGACGCCGAACTCGAGGAGGTCGGCGGGCGAACGGTCGTCGGGTGGTCCACGGAGCATGGGGTCAGAACTCGTCGTCCAGTTCGACGGGGTACTTGCCCTCGTCGTCGGCGGGTTCGTACTCCTCGACCGCGGTGGTGAGCATGTCCACGACCGCCTCGGCGTCCCACCGGGCGGTGTTGATGGCGAGGTCGTAGATGGTGAGGTCGGTGATGTCGATGCCGTAGTACTCCTGATAGCGGTCGGCCTCGCTCCCCTCGCGGGCCGCGGTCTCCTCGCGGGCGTCCTCGACGGTCTTGTCCTCGCGGTCGGCGATGCGGGCAGACCGAACGTCCAGCGGCGCGTCGAGCCACACCCGGAAGTCGGCGTGTTCGCCCGCCAGCCACCCGGCGAGGCGGGATTCCAGCACCACATCGTCGCGCTCGGCGGCGATTTGCTTGAGTCGCCGGTCTAAGTCGCGGTCGATTTGGTCGTCCTCCTCGGCGAGTTTGTTGAACTCCAGCGTCGTGTAGCCTCGCTCGTCGGCGAGTTCGCGGAAAATATCTCCGCCGCTGATGTGTTCGAGTCCGAGGACCGACGAGAGTTCGGAGGCCGTCGTACTCTTTCCGACACCCGGTGGTCCGGAGACTGTGATTAACATATCCCATCTCCGAGGCGGAGTATAAAAGGGGTTTTGAACTTCTCCGGGGGTTCGCCCTGTTACCCCGTAACTCGCGGCGACCCCGCTCGGCGGCCGACTGACGCCCGTCCGACGACGGAAAAGCGCGGCCGGTCGCGGTCGATTCGGAATCGGCCTCGCTACAGTCCGGGGTCGGCCTTCCGTCGCTCGTCGCGGACCGCCCGAAGCACGTCTTGGCGGGCGACGATACCCAAGAGTTTGCCGTCGTCGTCCACAACCGGCAGGCGGTTGATGTCTCGGTGGTCGTCGGCCAACAGGTCGAGGAGGGCGTCGAAACCGTCGTCGGGTGCGACCGTCACTACGTCCTCGGTCATGACCGTGCTGACCGGCTTGCCGGCGTGTTTCAGCAGGTCGAGTTCGGTGTCGAGGTCGTCCCACGACAGGTCGATGGCGTACTCGATGGTTTCGAGGAAGGGTGGGAAGCCGACCGGAATCCAGAGCGTGCGGTCGCTCGGTTGGAAGATGTGAACGAGGTCGTGTTGGGTCACGATGCCGACCACTCGCTCGTCGTCGTCCACGACCGGGAAGCCGTTGAAGTCCGCGCGCCCGAGACGAGTCAGTACTTCGCTTATCTCGTCGTCGGGGTGAGCGGTCTCAACGTCGGTCGTCATCAGGTCGCTCGCGTTCATGTCGGATACCGAAGCGGCGGCGGGCCGTATCGTTTCCGGTTGCGCGGTTGAGACGACGCCCGGAGCGACCCGGCGTCCCCTGACCTACCGGCCGATACCAGCGGTCGTTTGCCGGGTGGGTACTGGACAGAGGTATCGCCACAGGGAAACTTATAGGATTGTTATACAGCTAAATATAATTCTTAAGGACAAGTCATTATTTCTTAGGGCAGTTCGCCGGTACGAAGGTTTAGGTCCGAGGACGGGACCAACCCCTCGCGTGCCGGTTCGACGTGCCAACAGCGTTGTCGGTCTCCCGACGCTACTGGCGAGGAGACTCGTCGCGCTGATTCGACTATTCGGGCAAGCCTTACCCTCGCTCGCGTCGTCTCCTCGCTCATGGGGGACCAGAAGCAGTACGTCTGCGAGGCCTGCGGCGAACCTTTCGACTCCGAGGAGGACCTCCGCAGACACATGTACGCCGTGGGCTTGGTCGAGTAGGCCGCTCCTCGTCGCCTCGCCCGCGTCGCGCCGGCCGCCGAGACCACCGCGAAACCCGCCACGCGAGCGACCGCTCCGTCGGCCCCGAGAGCGACCCCGACGCCGGTTTCGGACGCCGCCGGACCGACTCGACAAGCCGCCGCCCCGCCGATTCGAGGCGACGGCGCGTCAGCCATCCCCGACCCGCCGGTCGCTGGCGGCGGGCGGATAGCCGCGGCTCCGTCCCGCGCTCAGTCGCTCGCTCGGGAGTCGCCGGGGTTGCGGTCGGCCCGAGACGGCGGTGGAATCTGGGACTCGCTGGACTCCGGGCGTTCCGGCAGGAGACACCGGTCGGTCTGGCGATTGACGTGGGCGTACTCCTCGGGGGAGTTCGCCAGCGCGTGGGCCGGGTTCTGGTCGCTTTCGAGGACCGCCGCGCGGACCTCGCCGAACCGGCAGACCCGAGCGCGGATGCCGCGCCAGTGGTTGCGACCGGCGGTCGGGACTGTCAGTTTCCGCGGCGGGGTGTGGTCGGACCGGCGGGTCGCCAGCGTCGCGCTGTTGACGTTCGCGGCGAGGTCGTCGTGGTCCACGAGGACGCCGACGCGAGCGCCGGTCGGAGCGCGCTCTGCGAGTACGTCGAGACCGAGGTGGAGCGCCCGATACTCGGCGACGTTGTTGTCCGTGACCGAGCGGTCGGGGACCGAGAGGCGAGCGACCTGCTCGCCGTCTCGCGTTTCGATGATAGCGCCCAGTCCACCCTCGTCGCTGTCGAGGTTGTACGAACCGTCGGTGGCGACGTAGAAATCGCGGTGATGCGTCCGCGGCGGGTGGGCGATGTGCGGCGTGGGCGATTCGTCGAACAATGCCCGGAGCGGGGAGGAACGGCCGTGAACGGCCATATATCCTGTTTCGGTTCGTGACAACTTAAACTTACGGCCCGCGTCCGGTGTGGTCGAAATCGCTTCAGAGCGTCGTCAAGAAGGTGTGATTACGGCGTCGTACCGTGTGGTTTGCCACACCATATTTATGTTCTAGTGTATGTTTGAAATGGTATGGCGCACGACGAAGGCGCGTCTCGACGGACGTTCCTCAAGACAGCAGGTACCGCGGCGGCGGCCGCATCGGTCGCGGGGTGTACTGGTGGCGGTGGCACACAGGAGACGACGACAACGGGCGGGACGACGACGGAGACCGACACGCAGACCGAGACCAGTGAGGAGGGTGACCTCCCCGACGAGTTCGCAGTCACGATTACCCAAGGCCAGATGCCGACCACGCTCGACCCGCAGAACCACCGGTCTACCCCGACCGACAACGTGGTCTTGCACGCCTACGAGGGTCTGCTCGGCCGCGACCAGCAGGGGAAAATCGTCCAGAAGTTGGCGACCAACTACGAGCGACAGGAACCGGGCCGGGTGCGGTTCCAGATTCGAGAGGGCGTCACCTTCCACAACGGCGACCAACTCACGCCCGAGGACGTGGCGTTCAGCATCAACCGCATCGTGGACGAGAGCGTGAGCATCGCCAGCCCGCAGGCTGACCAACTCGCGGGCGTCACCGGCGCAGAGGTGGTAGACGGCCAGCGCGCGGTGGACGTGATGTCAGACGGGGCCAACCCCATCGTGTTCTCGCTGTTCGCCACCTACTGCGACGTCATGCAGCAGTCGTGGGTCGAGGAGCGCTCGAAGTCCGAAATCGCCCAACAGATGAACGGGACCGGTCCGTTCGTTCTCGAACAGTTCCAGTCGAACGTGCGAGTCGAGTTCTCTCGCAACGAGGACTACTGGCGGCAACCGCCCGCGGTCACGTCGCTGACCTTTCGGGCGGCCGAGGAGTCCAGCACTCGCGTCAACCAACTGCTGGAGGGCGAGAGCGACATCATCGTCAACGTCCCGCCCCAGTCCATCGGCCGGGTCCGGAACAACGGGAGTACCCGAATCAGCGCGGCACCGAGTACGCGCATCCTCTACAACGCGATGAAGTACAACGTCGAACCGTTCTCCAGCGTGGAGTTCCGGCGGGCGATGAACCTCGCCGTGAACCTCGAAAGCATCATCGAGAACGTGCTATCCGGCTTCGCCGACCCGACGAACCAACCCACGCTCGAAGGCTTCTTCGGCTTCAACTCCGACGTGAGCCAGTACCCCCACGACCCAGCGCAGGCCGAGCAGTTGGTCGAGGAGAGCGGCCACGCCGGGGTGTCAATCACGCTCCACACGCCGGTCGGCCGGTACCTGAAGGACGTGGAAATCGCCCAAGCGGTCGCCAACCAAATCGACCAGCTCTCGAACGTCTCGTGTTCGGTCAGACAGCGCGAGTTCGCCACGCTGGCGGGCGAACTCACCGACGGCAATCTCGAAACCAGTCCAGACTTCTACCTCATCGGCTGGGGGAACGCGACGTTCGACGCGAGTCAGACCATCATCCCCCTGCTGACCTGCGACGGCGCGCTGACCTCCTACTGCAACGAGCAGGTGGACCAGCAGATGAATCAGGCCCAGAGCCAGACCGACGAACAACAGCGCGACCAGACGCTCCAGCAGGTAAACCAGACGCTCCACGACCAAGCGCCGTGGATATTCCTCAACCGCCAGTACAGCGTCTACGGGGTGCGAAATCGCGTCGAATGGCAAGCCCGTCGTGACGAACGCATCGACGCCTACGCGATGGAACCTGCCGAAAGTCAGTAACACCGACTCATGTTTTCGCTTCGACGGAGTGATGCCTGATGGCGATGGGACGATTCCTCCTCAAGCGTAGCGTCCAAGGTGTGTTCGTCGTCTGGGGCGTCGTGACGGCGGTGTTCGCGCTCCGGTACGTCACGCCGGGCAACCCGATTACGTTCGTCGCGCCACTGGACGCCGGACCGGAGTTGCGCGAGCAAATCGCCCGTGAATTGGGACTGAACAGGCCGTTCTACGTCCAGTACTTCGACTACATCTTCAGCCTGTTACAGGGAGACATGGGTTACTCGTACATTCAGGGAGTCGAAGCCAGCAAACTCATCTTCGCCCGCCTCCCGGCCACCGTCGAGTTGGCCGTCGCCGCGAGCGTCGTGGCGGTGGTCCTCTCGATTCCGCTGGGCGTCATCTCGGCGACTCGGCGACACGAACCCGCCGACTACGCCGCGACGAGTTTCTCGCTCATCGGCATCTCGACGCCGAACTTCTGGCTGGGCATCATGCTCGTGCTGGTGCTGTCGGTCCAGTTCGGCCTGTTCCCGACGAGTCGCCGGGGAATCGGTCTCGCCCCCGCAATCGGAATGCTGGTGACCCAACTCGACTTCTCGGGACTCGTGACGTGGCTTTCCCACATGATTCTCCCTGCCGTCACGCTGGGCACCTACTTCACCGCGCTCATCACCCGACTGACCCGAAGCGGGATGCTCGACGAACTCGGTAAACCCTACGTCCGGGCATCCCGTGCGAAGGGGCTTCCCGAAACGCTGGTCCGGTACAAGCACGCGCTCCGGAACACGCTGATTCCGGTCATCACCGTGCTTGGCCTCCAACTCGGCACCCTCATCGGCGGCGCGGTCATCACCGAGGCCGTCTTCGCGTGGCCGGGACTGGGGACCCTCCTCATCAACGCCATCAACTCGCGTGACTGGCCGCTGATTCAGGGGTCGCTCATCGTCATCGGGACTGGGTTCGTCCTCATCAACATCTTCGTGGACGCACTGTACGCCTACATCAATCCGCAGGTGGTTCACTAATGTTCTCACCGCGAACGCTCCGGAATCTCCGGAAAGAACTCCGACAGAGCGCGCTGGCCAAGATGGGAATCCTCGTCGTCGTGGTCATCGTACTGGTGGCGGTGTTCGCGCCGCTCCTCGCGCCGCACAACCCCACGAACCAGACGCTCGACCAGTCCCAACTCCCGCCACTCGGCTTCAGTAAGACAACCACCCAGACCAGTTCCGAGATGGTCAACGGGTCGGTCCAAGTCGTCAACGAGACGGTGACGGTTTCGGCCTCGCCGAAGTATCCGCTCGGCACCGACGCG
This genomic window contains:
- a CDS encoding HPP family protein, yielding MNASDLMTTDVETAHPDDEISEVLTRLGRADFNGFPVVDDDERVVGIVTQHDLVHIFQPSDRTLWIPVGFPPFLETIEYAIDLSWDDLDTELDLLKHAGKPVSTVMTEDVVTVAPDDGFDALLDLLADDHRDINRLPVVDDDGKLLGIVARQDVLRAVRDERRKADPGL
- a CDS encoding RNA-guided pseudouridylation complex pseudouridine synthase subunit Cbf5, with translation MLRGPPDDRSPADLLEFGVVNLDKPPGPSAHQVAGWVRDMAEVEQAAHAGTLDPKVTGCLPVLTGTATRLSQVFLEGSKEYVAVLELHDKPPADIEAIVAEFEGPLYQKPPRKSAVARRLRVREVYELDVIEVKDRQSLLRIRCESGTYIRKLCHDLGLALGTGAHMGHLRRTATDPFDDATLVTMEDLADGLARWREDGESDWLREVVHPAERALSHLPEITIAPSAAEEVAHGAQIYAPGVIDAESAEEGQLVACFTPDEAAVCLGTMVGDAEAEEGLVVELERVLV
- a CDS encoding reverse transcriptase-like protein, translated to MAVHGRSSPLRALFDESPTPHIAHPPRTHHRDFYVATDGSYNLDSDEGGLGAIIETRDGEQVARLSVPDRSVTDNNVAEYRALHLGLDVLAERAPTGARVGVLVDHDDLAANVNSATLATRRSDHTPPRKLTVPTAGRNHWRGIRARVCRFGEVRAAVLESDQNPAHALANSPEEYAHVNRQTDRCLLPERPESSESQIPPPSRADRNPGDSRASD
- a CDS encoding ABC transporter permease, which gives rise to MAMGRFLLKRSVQGVFVVWGVVTAVFALRYVTPGNPITFVAPLDAGPELREQIARELGLNRPFYVQYFDYIFSLLQGDMGYSYIQGVEASKLIFARLPATVELAVAASVVAVVLSIPLGVISATRRHEPADYAATSFSLIGISTPNFWLGIMLVLVLSVQFGLFPTSRRGIGLAPAIGMLVTQLDFSGLVTWLSHMILPAVTLGTYFTALITRLTRSGMLDELGKPYVRASRAKGLPETLVRYKHALRNTLIPVITVLGLQLGTLIGGAVITEAVFAWPGLGTLLINAINSRDWPLIQGSLIVIGTGFVLINIFVDALYAYINPQVVH
- a CDS encoding C2H2-type zinc finger protein, translated to MGDQKQYVCEACGEPFDSEEDLRRHMYAVGLVE
- a CDS encoding succinylglutamate desuccinylase/aspartoacylase family protein yields the protein MQLGTADSEPGELVTGWLDVTDLPTGTSERLPVLIAEGEDDGPTLWITASIHGNEVTGLAVAQDVMTDELAEEIRGTVVCIPNLNPAGLRRNARTSYYDDEDPNRYFPDPDAETSRPPSVQQLINERVYDEFEKSADALVDLHTAHVGSMPFVIRDRVLYGEERTESEARELADGLESLVDAFGMPVVNEYSAQEYTDQNLQRSTAGAALNNAGIPAFTAELGGHDVVEEDTRAAGVEGVRNVMRELGVLPGDPDPAAVGPDAPVEYPVKRAVHPHTETPGIARHRVEAGDVVSEGEVVADICTPHGEPKAAVESDHDGYVLGRMHGVAVYENDALASMAVRDDGDLVVPRDADGFDSE
- a CDS encoding BGTF surface domain-containing protein; the protein is MTNAKDKLRSVFLSALLVMSVVAGVTASAGSAAAVANLSDDTIVFQGETIVAQNSGNWNGDTVQLYTYEDNSVGTYVDQYEANGSGEISFSSDGLEGKYILQGPDQSGSSGTQFQVVPQTFSLKKTNVSTTTDTNHVNLTLDKTNRAGNFSVSINSTADGFTNQTATVNRDNQTNINVSIGSLADTAGTGNYTLTVDVTDTSASEDVNLELTEPGSVNAYFPQSVISDERGDVIDIPVEMENTDTANVTIGSSDVNFVADVHVQDGDDDGSNATIQLNTALNPSNDSFITLEGSSDSFVTTTTNDNDSNGVVYRAGENLSSPLASGNYELSVAIEDTNANGNWRAVNVATLSISQRSTDTAQSWIAPDSAITGDTTVSDLPGVVTDRDNVASGDYAVVQVKASGLYGDLNKSQLSSSVSSDGLKLSFVEQNPGPNSDPVSFSGNNDAVRLFEDAENNTFYTAVDTDAVDEVSENGLTTGEWNATFTVTPEFHSLVSENETVSTTFTVEDRSAEINGGNDVVVPVGSANITGTTNLAPGTEFTVQAKAGGSFLKSASVEVGSDGGFSAPLNFSDANNGTEFTVSLRNTGASVDYDTISGTVSADAEGDQPTTTTTSSNNTTTEETTTTTEETTEETTEETTTTTEETTTEETTTTSSDGGIPGFGVSVALVALVAAALLALRRSN
- a CDS encoding ABC transporter substrate-binding protein, giving the protein MAHDEGASRRTFLKTAGTAAAAASVAGCTGGGGTQETTTTGGTTTETDTQTETSEEGDLPDEFAVTITQGQMPTTLDPQNHRSTPTDNVVLHAYEGLLGRDQQGKIVQKLATNYERQEPGRVRFQIREGVTFHNGDQLTPEDVAFSINRIVDESVSIASPQADQLAGVTGAEVVDGQRAVDVMSDGANPIVFSLFATYCDVMQQSWVEERSKSEIAQQMNGTGPFVLEQFQSNVRVEFSRNEDYWRQPPAVTSLTFRAAEESSTRVNQLLEGESDIIVNVPPQSIGRVRNNGSTRISAAPSTRILYNAMKYNVEPFSSVEFRRAMNLAVNLESIIENVLSGFADPTNQPTLEGFFGFNSDVSQYPHDPAQAEQLVEESGHAGVSITLHTPVGRYLKDVEIAQAVANQIDQLSNVSCSVRQREFATLAGELTDGNLETSPDFYLIGWGNATFDASQTIIPLLTCDGALTSYCNEQVDQQMNQAQSQTDEQQRDQTLQQVNQTLHDQAPWIFLNRQYSVYGVRNRVEWQARRDERIDAYAMEPAESQ
- the cmk gene encoding (d)CMP kinase, which encodes MLITVSGPPGVGKSTTASELSSVLGLEHISGGDIFRELADERGYTTLEFNKLAEEDDQIDRDLDRRLKQIAAERDDVVLESRLAGWLAGEHADFRVWLDAPLDVRSARIADREDKTVEDAREETAAREGSEADRYQEYYGIDITDLTIYDLAINTARWDAEAVVDMLTTAVEEYEPADDEGKYPVELDDEF